One stretch of Hevea brasiliensis isolate MT/VB/25A 57/8 chromosome 12, ASM3005281v1, whole genome shotgun sequence DNA includes these proteins:
- the LOC110671171 gene encoding uncharacterized acetyltransferase At3g50280, which yields MNPKAVQHISECLIKPQRILQETRHPWYLTPWDLLMLSVHYIQKGLLFAKPTPYQEFNIMDLLEKLKHSIALTLVHFYPLSGRLATSKTEDPASYVVYVDCSNSPGARFVYATLDMTVSDILSPTYVPLVVQSFFDHDKALNHDGHVRSLVTIQVTELVDGVFIGCSMNHAMGDGASFWHFLNTLSEIFQAQGGDVQISRPPVLERWFPDGCGPIISLPFTHHDQFLCPFEAPLLRERIFHFSSESIKKLKAKANAEYNTNKISSFQSLSAFMWRCIIRIRHLPHDQITSCRLACNNRSRLNPPLSPNYFGNCINALRASTTAGELLEHNLGWAAWIVHEAVVNQGDQEIRERLDSWIKSPSLYHIGQMFDPYSVMMGSSPRFNKYGCEFGMGKALTLRSGYAHKFSGKVSAYPGREGGGSVDLEVCLPPDSMIALESDEEFMDAMA from the coding sequence ATGAATCCCAAAGCTGTACAGCACATCTCAGAATGCTTAATCAAGCCTCAACGCATCTTACAAGAAACAAGGCATCCTTGGTATTTGACACCATGGGATCTTCTTATGCTTTCTGTTCATTATATCCAAAAGGGCCTTCTTTTTGCCAAACCAACACCATATCAAGAATTCAACATCATGGATCTGTTGGAAAAGCTCAAGCATTCCATCGCGCTCACTCTTGTCCATTTCTATCCCCTCTCTGGCCGCCTTGCAACCTCAAAGACTGAAGACCCCGCTTCCTATGTGGTCTACGTCGATTGCAGTAATAGCCCAGGAGCCAGATTTGTCTATGCAACTCTGGACATGACAGTTTCCGACATTCTTTCACCCACTTATGTACCACTGGTGGTTCAGTCTTTTTTCGACCACGATAAGGCTCTTAACCATGATGGGCATGTCCGGTCTTTGGTTACAATTCAAGTCACAGAACTCGTCGATGGCGTCTTTATTGGGTGTTCTATGAACCATGCTATGGGTGATGGAGCTTCTTTCTGGCATTTCTTGAACACCTTGTCTGAAATTTTTCAAGCACAGGGAGGTGATGTTCAGATCTCACGCCCACCTGTTCTCGAGCGCTGGTTTCCTGATGGTTGTGGTCCGATAATCAGTCTTCCATTTACCCACCATGACCAGTTCTTATGCCCATTTGAGGCACCCTTGCTCAGAGAGAGGATCTTCCACTTCTCATCAGAATCCATAAAAAAACTCAAAGCAAAAGCAAATGCAGAATACAACACCAACAAGATTTCCTCCTTCCAGTCCCTGTCTGCATTCATGTGGAGGTGCATAATCCGAATCCGTCATCTACCACATGATCAAATAACAAGCTGCAGGCTGGCTTGCAATAATAGATCGAGATTGAACCCACCTCTGTCTCCAAACTACTTTGGGAACTGTATTAACGCTCTTAGAGCTTCAACCACAGCAGGTGAACTGCTAGAGCACAATCTTGGTTGGGCAGCATGGATAGTCCACGAGGCTGTTGTTAATCAAGGGGATCAGGAGATCAGGGAGCGTCTTGACTCGTGGATTAAATCGCCCTCTCTTTATCATATAGGTCAGATGTTTGATCCCTATAGTGTGATGATGGGGAGTTCACCGAGGTTCAACAAGTATGGATGTGAATTTGGAATGGGGAAAGCTTTGACACTTCGAAGTGGGTATGCACACAAATTCAGTGGGAAAGTGTCAGCCTACCCGGGACGTGAAGGTGGGGGAAGTGTGGATTTGGAGGTTTGCCTTCCCCCAGATTCAATGATTGCTCTAGAGTCTGATGAAGAATTCATGGATGCCATGGCTTAG
- the LOC110669720 gene encoding uncharacterized protein LOC110669720 → MFELDAMNMINTKFDALTRKMDKLSMKVNSSVGGSSNLVDFGAANVNCAIDFSAFSQDFSSEQVDYVGNYNQRPGGNPFSTTYDPAWRNHPNFSWGGKQGQHQNFQQPSGYQQHQNFQQNIGPPPGIPKPQNGPAPPQPQQPLPQQAQPDKIARLEAMIETLLVSHQSQQEIISQLASKVDQMATHNKMIENQIAQQASSSNSKAFGKLPSQPENPREQSNAVTLRSEKVMGEEHEIEVKLKEKKDECESESTSTKAKASKEANEEKEDKKKIKEKYVPPALYKPPLPFPQRFQKAQLDKQFGKFLEVLKKLYINIPFTDVISQLPSYAKFLREILSNKRRLEDYETVALTKEYSAILQKKLPPKLKDPGSFFIPCHIGETSIERVLCDLGASVSLKPLSICEKLKVGDLKATTISLQLANISIKYPFGILENVPLKVEKFFIPVDFIVLEMEEYVRTPIILGRPFLATAGASIDVKNGKLKLTVGEEEIEFNLFQHSKEPTVMNFCYRVDVIEHDAKTEVTKLEENQAIPMQCNQYKVQKKKSVSPSHLINNEASKVKLKSPSKSLKRGDSSKVCKNILQDIVGILNKATDIFTYNGKKLKYKFISAPVVNGGNIFQFQPP, encoded by the coding sequence atgtttgagcttgatgctatgaatatgattaatactaagtttgatgctttgacaaggaagatggacaagctaagcatgaaagtaaaTTCTTCAGTTGGAGGTTCAAGTAATTTAGTAGATtttggagctgcaaatgtcaacTGTGCAATTGATTTTTCTGCATTtagtcaagatttttcaagtgagcaagtagattatgtggggaactacaatcaaagaccaggtggtaacccattttctacaacttatgatccagcatggagaaaccatcccaatttctcttggggaggtaaaCAAGGACAACACCAGAATTTTCAACAACCTTctgggtatcaacaacatcagaattttcagcagaatataggtcctcctcctggaattcCCAAACCTCAAAATGGGCCtgctccaccacaaccacaacagcctctaccacaacaagcacaaccagacaagatagctagattggaagccatgattgagactctattagtgagccatcaaagtcaacaagaaattatttctcaattagcatctaaagtggatcaaatggcaacacacaataaGATgatagagaatcaaatagctcaacaggctagctcttcaaatagtaaagcttttgggaagcttcctagccaacctGAGAATCCAAGGGAGCAGTCCAATGCTGTTACTTTAAGAAGTGAAAAGGTAATGGGGGAAGAACATGAAATTGAAGTAAagttgaaagaaaagaaagatgagTGTGAGAGTGAATCTACTTCAACTAAAGCTAAAGCTAGTAAGGAAGCAAATGAAGAGaaagaagataaaaagaaaataaaagagaaatatGTGCCTCCTGCACTGTACAAGCCACCATTGCCCTTTCCTCAGAGGTTTCAGAAAGCACAATTAGATAAGCAGTTTGGGAAATTCCTTGAAGTTttgaagaagttgtatatcaacatTCCATTCACCGATGTCATTTCTCAattgccttcttatgctaagtttttgagggagattttatcaaataaaagaaGGTTGGAAGATTATGAAACTGTTGCACTTACTAAGGAGTACAGTGCTATATTGCAGAAGAAGCTCCCACCTAAGCTGAAAGATCCTGGAAGTTTTTTCATACCATGTCATATTGGAGAAACAAGTATTGAGAGAGTATTATGTGACTTGGGGGCTAGTGTTAGCTTGAAGCCACTTTCCATATGTGAGAAGTTAAAGGTTGGAGATCTAAAGGCCACAACTATTTCTTTGCAGTTAGCTAACATATCTATAAAGTATCCATTtgggattttagagaatgtgccattaaaagttgagaagtttTTCATTCCAGTGGATTTTATTGTACTAGAGATGGAGGAGTATGTAAGAACGCCCATCATACTTGGAAGACCATTTTTAGCCACTGCAGGAGCTAGTATAGATGTAAAGAATGGGAAATTGAAGTTGACAGTGGGGGAGGAGGAAATAGAGTTTAATTTATTCCAACATTCCAAGGAACCAACTGTGATGAATTTTTGTTATAGGGTAGATGTTATAGAGCATGATGCTAAAACTGAAGTTACTAAACTAGAGGAAAATCAAGCTATTCCAATGCAATGCAATCAGTATAAAGTGCAAAAGAAAAAGTCAGTTTCACCATCTCATttgattaacaatgaagcttcgaAAGTTAAGCTCAAGTCtccatcaaaatcactcaaaagAGGAGATTCATCTAAAGTTTGTAAGAATATTCTTCAAGATATAGTTGGCATTTTGAACAAAGCAACAGATATTTTCACATATAATGGGAAAAAGTTGAAGTATAAATTCATTTCAGCACCTGTTGTGAATGGAGGTAATATTTTCCAATTCCAACCACCATAA